A stretch of the Rosa rugosa chromosome 5, drRosRugo1.1, whole genome shotgun sequence genome encodes the following:
- the LOC133712743 gene encoding MATH domain and coiled-coil domain-containing protein At2g42480-like, whose translation MALEKDGILKSFSDSPPTHYTVKIELFSMITELFSEDGYESSQFETGGYKWKLVLYPNGNMRRNVGDHISIYLVIAGTDSLPTGWEVYVDFRLFLLDQNKKAYSVFEDAFTKQKCFNGAMLDAAGFDKLIPVKDFTDVSNGYLIDDTCVYGAEVFVCKERRTGKGECLSRIRNASAYKHVWKIDNFSELDAESYSSEPFNAGGYEWKIKLYPKGTGDGKDSHLSLFFILANPETLPPGSSIFADYTSRILDQIHDRHHSKRATNGRIFSALHPSWGYDKFIALEMFSPADKGFLMNDTCIVEVEVTVRGITGVL comes from the exons ATGGCCTTAGAAAAAGATG GAATTTTAAAATCATTTTCAGATTCACCGCCAACTCATTACACTGTAAAAATAGAGTTATTTTCGATGATAACTGAACTTTTTTCAGAGGATGGATATGAATCATCACAATTTGAAACCGGAGGATACAAATG GAAACTGGTGTTGTACCCAAATGGAAACATGAGGAGGAATGTGGGAGACCACATCTCTATCTACTTGGTAATAGCTGGAACAGATTCACTTCCAACTGGTTGGGAGGTATATGTTGATTTCAGATTGTTTTTGCTCGATCAGAATAAGAAAGCCTACTCGGTTTTTGAAG ATGCTTTTACAAAGCAAAAGTGCTTTAATGGAGCTATGCTTGATGCGGCTGGTTTTGATAAACTTATCCCCGTTAAAGATTTTACTGATGTTTCCAATGGATATCTTATTGATGATACATGCGTGTATGGAGCTGAGGTCTTTGTTTGTAAAGAAAGGAGAACAGGGAAAGGAGAGTGTCTATCAAGGATAAGAAATGCCTCCGCGTACAAGCATGTTTGGAAGATTGATAATTTTTCAGAATTGGACGCTGAATCCTATTCATCGGAACCCTTTAATGCTGGAGGCTATGAATG GAAGATAAAGCTCTATCCCAAGGGAACCGGTGATGGAAAGGATAGTCATCTTTCTCTGTTTTTCATATTGGCAAATCCTGAGACCCTTCCTCCTGGCTCTAGTATATTTGCAGATTATACATCGCGCATCCTAGATCAGATTCATGACAGGCATCACTCTAAAAGGG CAACTAATGGCAGGATCTTCAGCGCCTTGCATCCGAGTTGGGGTTACGATAAATTCATTGCACTGGAGATGTTCAGTCCGGCAGACAAGGGTTTTTTGATGAATGACACTTGCATAGTGGAGGTAGAGGTCACTGTCCGTGGAATTACTGGAGTTCTGTAG
- the LOC133712518 gene encoding uncharacterized protein LOC133712518: MRSLSKPVTIINFIVVLLSQLPTLTLSQCRDSCGDIPIKYPFALDDGCGAPQFRRMLNCSTDLFFLTPSGSYKVESINYDKKTIVVYDPAMSTCSILQPHHDFLMTDIQSALIPPTSDTVFALLNCSIDSPVLNHYSYLCFNFSSHSCDELYGSCNAFRVFHMVANTTSPPCCFTGYDTVKFMSMNVLDCTHYTTVTNTDELRGIGPQDWVYGIKMTFAVPDSGCNRCAMSGGTCGFDTETEGALCLCSSSSNYTRECAVGSVTAGVNNCATSSIFLQSIFVIVLIHNLFNLVFLSN, from the exons ATGAGGTCTCTCTCAAAACCAGTCACCATCATCAACTTCATAGTAGTACTCCTCTCACAGCTCCCTACCCTAACTCTCTCCCAATGCCGCGACTCCTGCGGCGACATCCCCATAAAGTACCCTTTTGCCCTCGATGATGGCTGCGGCGCCCCGCAGTTCCGCCGCATGCTCAACTGCTCCACCGACCTCTTCTTCCTCACCCCCTCCGGCTCCTACAAAGTCGAGTCCATCAACTACGACAAGAAAACCATCGTCGTTTACGACCCCGCCATGTCCACCTGCTCCATCCTCCAGCCCCACCACGACTTCCTCATGACCGATATCCAGTCAGCCCTAATCCCCCCCACCTCCGACACCGTCTTTGCCCTCCTCAACTGCTCTATTGACTCCCCTGTCCTCAACCACTACAGTTACCTCTGCTTCAACTTCTCTTCCCACTCCTGCGACGAGCTCTACGGCTCGTGCAACGCGTTTAGGGTTTTCCACATGGTTGCCAACACTACTTCGCCGCCGTGCTGCTTTACAGGTTACGACACCGTTAAGTTCATGAGCATGAACGTCTTGGACTGCACGCATTACACCACGGTGACGAACACGGATGAGTTGAGGGGGATTGGACCGCAGGATTGGGTTTATGGGATCAAGATGACCTTCGCCGTGCCGGATTCCGGTTGCAACAGGTGTGCGATGTCCGGTGGCACGTGCGGGTTTGATACAGAGACCGAAGGGGCACTGTGTCTTTGCTCGAGTTCGTCTAATTATACTAGAGAATGTG CTGTAGGCAGTGTCACGGCGGGAGTGAACAACTGTGCAACCAGCAGCATATTCTTGCAATCAATTTTTGTGATCGTGTTGATCCATAATTTATTCAACCTAGTATTTTTGTCAAATTAA
- the LOC133713103 gene encoding 1-Cys peroxiredoxin, whose translation MPGLTIGDTIPNLEAESTIGKIRLHDYIGNSWAIVFSHPGDFTPVCTTELGKMAEYSKVFKEKGVKLLGLSCDDVSSHLEWIKDIEAYSAGCKVDYPIMADPKREIIKQLNMVDPEEKDSSGNNLPSRALHIVGPDKKVVLSFLYPATTGRNMDEVVRVLESLQKAKKHKIATPANWKPGDDVVISPGVSQEEAKRMFPQGYKTKDLPSKKEYLRFTNV comes from the exons ATGCCTGGGCTAACGATTGGAGACACTATCCCCAACCTCGAAGCTGAGAGCACCATAGGAAAGATCAGGCTCCATGACTACATCGGCAATAGCTGGGCCATCGTTTTCTCTCACCCAG GTGATTTCACCCCGGTCTGCACCACCGAGCTTGGGAAGATGGCCGAGTACTCTAAGGTGTTCAAGGAGAAAGGAGTGAAGCTGCTGGGTTTGTCCTGCGACGACGTCTCGTCTCATCTGGAGTGGATCAAGGACATTGAAGCCTACAGT GCCGGGTGCAAGGTGGACTATCCAATTATGGCCGATCCGAAGCGAGAGATCATCAAGCAACTCAACATGGTGGATCCCGAAGAGAAAGACTCCTCCGGCAACAACCTACCTTCCCGCGCTCTGCATATTGTTGGCCCTGACAAGAAG GTGGTGTTGAGCTTTTTGTATCCGGCGACCACTGGCCGGAACATGGATGAGGTGGTGAGGGTGCTGGAGTCGCTGCAGAAGGCGAAGAAGCACAAGATTGCTACTCCGGCAAACTGGAAGCCTGGAGACGATGTTGTGATATCTCCGGGTGTGTCGCAGGAGGAGGCCAAAAGGATGTTCCCGCAGGGCTACAAGACCAAGGACCTTCCTTCCAAGAAAGAGTACCTGCGCTTTACTAATGTTTGA